From Pelotomaculum isophthalicicum JI:
CTCCCTGGTTTCCTTTCTCCTTGCCAATAGATCTATAAAAGCTTCCAGCCTGGTCTGCAGGCCGGCCTCCCCTGTGTGTTCATCCATAATCAAAGTAAGTATCGGTATGTCGTAATCGGAACCCACACCTGGCAGGATACTTTGCGCTACTATTTCAGGCATGCAAGTAAATGGATAAACTTGAATTATCCCGTCGTATCCAGCCAAAGCATAGTTTACGGCGCTCCCTACCGTCTCCTGTCCGTGGCCGCCCACAAAATGACACAGGTAAGGGCTGGCGGAAGCACAGGCATCTTTGCTGGAACGAAGATTTTTAACCAACCCGAATAACAGATGGTCATTCACCCATTCGCTCAAATAGATCGAACGGTCTACTTCAACTCCAAGCAAGCCCAGATGTCGTTCCAGCCGATGGTTTGAAAAAGGTTCCAACAGAGTATAGATCTCTCCGATAACAGCGATTCTGACAACCGGCGCGCCGTGTTTTCGCGCCACCCCGGCCATTATTGTATCCGCCTTTTTCCTGGCCTCCGCCAGTTCAACCTGTGAAGCGGCGTTGTCTATCAGGGTCAATGCTTCACTAAAAGCTCGATCGGTTGCACCTGGCTTTGCTTCACGGGGCCGGACCTGAAACGCTGTCTTTTCCATCTCGTCTACCGCCAGCGCTTTCTGGTAACCAAACCGGATAGCCTGGATTACCTGCCACCAGGACCGGCTGCCGGTAATCTTTTTCATCTTAACTATTAATTCAGAAATATTTTTTTCCGGTGGTTCGAGTACAATTAACTGCATGTCGCAGCCAATGTCCTTTAAGATGGCGTGCTCAATCTGAGCGTAATAGCCAAAGCGGCACGGGCCGCACCCGCCGGCCATAATGATAGTGTCGGCGCCCATTTCACGTGCTTCAATAAAATTTCCCAAAT
This genomic window contains:
- a CDS encoding acyl-CoA dehydratase activase-related protein → MRVTFPHMGNLYIPLKAMLNYLEVDVVVPPPSSKKTLNLGVKHGPEFACMPLKLNLGNFIEAREMGADTIIMAGGCGPCRFGYYAQIEHAILKDIGCDMQLIVLEPPEKNISELIVKMKKITGSRSWWQVIQAIRFGYQKALAVDEMEKTAFQVRPREAKPGATDRAFSEALTLIDNAASQVELAEARKKADTIMAGVARKHGAPVVRIAVIGEIYTLLEPFSNHRLERHLGLLGVEVDRSIYLSEWVNDHLLFGLVKNLRSSKDACASASPYLCHFVGGHGQETVGSAVNYALAGYDGIIQVYPFTCMPEIVAQSILPGVGSDYDIPILTLIMDEHTGEAGLQTRLEAFIDLLARRKETREAVNR